One Harpia harpyja isolate bHarHar1 chromosome 23, bHarHar1 primary haplotype, whole genome shotgun sequence genomic window, tcatATAGGAGCTTTGTAACAAGTGAAGTGGCTTCTAAGGGACTTTATTCTCtgttaaataaaagcaaatggtTTTCTAGTCTTACTTCCGTTAAGCAGACACGGACATTGTTTTGTGTTATAAATGCAGCTTGAGTCTTCTGAAAGTATCCTACGAGAAGCTGCCTCATCCATCTCTGTGATGACTGAGTTTGAACAGGAAATACCTTCTCTTCATAACATCATAAATGATATTCAGAACAATGAACAGACTCTCTCTATAAAGATGCAGAATATTAATGAGAAGTTCCAAAATGTTACAAATTCCTGGAGAAGAAGCTTGGATGAAATGAACACAAACACTGGTGGTTTAAAATCTGAAGCTAAGTTCGTACATGCAGAAGTTACTTCCCAAATTAATGAAGTTGAACAAAGAATTAAATCCCTTTCAGAAAGAGTAAGAGATTTGGAAGACAGTACAGccagaaatattaaaacattaaaaaggcaAGAAGATGATGAATTCTCTAGAGTTGAACAAAAGTTGGACTTGCATGCAAAGGCAGTTGAAAAACTAGAAGAAGAACAGAATAGTCTGGTAGCCAAGGACACAGACCTGAATCAGAAACTTGCGAACTATGAACCTAAAATTGAGGAGTGCAAGACTCATTTGCCAGCAATTGAAAACGCTATTCACTCTATTCTTAGATTATCAAGTGAATTGCTAAGTATGGAGAAGAAGATAGAGGACTTGACAACACAGCTATATACTGTGGAAAAGGCTATGTTGAAAACTGTTTCTGATACAATGGCAATGCAAAAGGTTCTTGAAGGCATACAGTACAATGACAGCATATTGAAAGTGCAAAATGAAGTAGTGGTTTTAAAAGAAGTACTGCATGACATAAAAGTAccttcaaaagcaaaagaaatcactTTAGAAAGCTATAACTTTGAAATTGACCAGAATGGGGATAACTAAATTTGGACATGGGGCTTTCACTGATGAAAGAGCACTTTAATTTATTATACATCATGTGACTCCAACGTACATTAAGGATAGCTGAAATATTCTCATTAATTTAAATAGACATTGGATCAGACTGAAAGGCAAACTTATAATAAAGAGGTTAGAGAGCAAGAAGTACTGTGTTGAAGGAGGAGAGGAGTACTTTCTTAAGGATTATTTTCAGCTTATTtattaaaagttcatttttttattaaaaaggaatttgaagcaaagtatttagatttaagaaaaaaaaagtcaaaaccagagacATCAGATGACAATTTATATTTAGTTTTCACTACTTAGTTTTTTATATTGTTACTCATCGTATTATATTCCATGGACTTGTAACACAATGAAGTTCTTACCTCTAGGCAGATATACATGTACCTCGCTTTTAACGTATTATATACCATAATGTTTTTGTGCTTGCGGTACAGGCTTCTCAATGTCAGAGGTAGTACTGGGATCTACATATTTTATTATGTGCAAGAAAGCACCAAGTACATTTTTAACAGCTGAAGCTGAGATA contains:
- the IKBIP gene encoding inhibitor of nuclear factor kappa-B kinase-interacting protein isoform X1, which gives rise to MSEFKQRKKGISSSKTTDSSQKVEKHSNCGKLASRRTSNNRSCFWMDSRTSLSIISLAFCLVLTWFLFQQSGQFADMEKKYNFLQQEAEKFLDVENKVNLISEKLESSESILREAASSISVMTEFEQEIPSLHNIINDIQNNEQTLSIKMQNINEKFQNVTNSWRRSLDEMNTNTGGLKSEAKFVHAEVTSQINEVEQRIKSLSERVRDLEDSTARNIKTLKRQEDDEFSRVEQKLDLHAKAVEKLEEEQNSLVAKDTDLNQKLANYEPKIEECKTHLPAIENAIHSILRLSSELLSMEKKIEDLTTQLYTVEKAMLKTVSDTMAMQKVLEGIQYNDSILKVQNEVVVLKEVLHDIKVPSKAKEITLESYNFEIDQNGDN